The proteins below are encoded in one region of Knoellia sp. S7-12:
- a CDS encoding NAD(P)/FAD-dependent oxidoreductase, whose amino-acid sequence MAPHRVVVIGSGFGGLFGTQALKRRDDVEITLVAKTTHHLFQPLLYQVATGILSEGGISPSTREILAKQKNARVILGTVVRIDLAAKTVTSEVLGRETVTPFDTLLVAAGAGQSYFGNDQFAEYAPGMKSIDDALELRGRIFGAFEWAELATAPAERDRYLTFVVVGAGPTGVEMAGQIAELAHRTLKRDFRAIDTRQARIVLLDAAPQVLPSFGDRLGGAAKNRLAKMGVEVELGTKVVGVDSTGIDIEKSDGTHARIEAATKVWAAGVQASELGAMLADQSDAELDRAGRVKINPDLTLPGRPDVYVVGDMASLDNLPGVAQVAIQGARYAAKHLKARLDAKPAPEPFSYFDKGSMATISRFSAVASVGKLRFSGFLAWVLWLGIHIVYLIGFKQRITTLLHWMVSFIGRGRSERTVTAQQILARNIIAKMSPEDLPKLPVVESDHVQPDDVEPANQGVPDEAEAERAS is encoded by the coding sequence ATGGCCCCGCATCGCGTCGTCGTCATCGGCTCCGGCTTTGGCGGCCTGTTCGGAACCCAAGCGCTGAAGCGTCGTGACGACGTCGAGATCACTCTCGTGGCCAAGACGACCCACCACCTTTTCCAGCCGCTGCTCTACCAAGTCGCGACCGGCATCCTGTCCGAGGGTGGGATCTCCCCGAGCACCCGCGAGATTCTCGCCAAGCAGAAGAACGCACGCGTCATCCTCGGCACCGTCGTCAGGATCGACCTTGCGGCCAAGACAGTGACCAGCGAGGTTCTCGGCCGCGAGACCGTGACGCCGTTCGACACCCTGCTCGTCGCAGCAGGTGCCGGGCAGTCCTACTTTGGCAACGACCAGTTCGCTGAGTACGCCCCCGGCATGAAGAGCATCGACGACGCCCTTGAGCTGCGTGGCCGCATCTTCGGTGCTTTCGAGTGGGCCGAGCTCGCGACCGCCCCAGCCGAACGCGATCGATACCTCACCTTCGTTGTCGTCGGTGCTGGACCCACGGGCGTCGAGATGGCCGGTCAGATCGCCGAGCTCGCCCACCGCACCCTCAAGAGAGACTTCCGGGCGATCGACACGCGTCAGGCGCGGATCGTGCTGCTCGATGCCGCCCCCCAGGTCCTGCCGTCGTTCGGCGACCGCCTCGGTGGCGCCGCCAAGAACCGCCTCGCCAAGATGGGTGTCGAGGTCGAGCTCGGCACCAAGGTCGTCGGAGTCGACTCGACGGGCATTGACATCGAGAAGTCCGACGGGACCCACGCACGCATCGAGGCCGCGACGAAGGTGTGGGCCGCCGGCGTCCAGGCCTCTGAGCTCGGCGCCATGCTCGCTGACCAGTCCGATGCCGAGCTCGACCGCGCGGGACGCGTCAAGATCAATCCCGACCTCACCCTGCCGGGCCGTCCCGATGTCTACGTCGTTGGTGACATGGCCTCGCTCGACAACCTGCCGGGTGTCGCGCAGGTTGCCATTCAGGGTGCTCGCTACGCAGCCAAGCACCTCAAGGCGCGTCTCGACGCCAAGCCGGCACCGGAGCCGTTCTCGTACTTCGACAAGGGCTCGATGGCAACCATCTCGCGCTTCAGCGCTGTCGCGAGTGTCGGCAAGTTGCGCTTCTCCGGGTTCCTCGCCTGGGTCCTGTGGCTCGGGATCCACATCGTCTATCTCATCGGGTTCAAGCAGCGGATCACCACGCTGCTGCACTGGATGGTGAGCTTCATCGGCCGCGGCCGCTCGGAGCGCACCGTGACCGCGCAGCAGATCCTCGCCCGCAACATCATCGCCAAGATGTCTCCAGAGGACCTGCCCAAGCTCCCGGTGGTCGAGTCCGACCACGTCCAACCTGACGACGTCGAGCCGGCCAATCAGGGCGTGCCGGACGAAGCCGAGGCCGAGCGCGCGAGCTGA
- a CDS encoding pitrilysin family protein: MPLDYPVHERTLPNGLRVVVSPDPSVPNVTVNIWVGVGSRHEATGRTGFAHLFEHLMFQGSRDVASGEHFEALMAQGGRLNATTWFDRTNYFETVPKGALELALWLEADRHGHLLDAVNQANLDNQRDVVKEEKRQRYDNQPYGNALIDVYAAVFPEGHPYHHSTIGSMEDLDAASVEDVHAFFRRHYAPDNTVLTLCGDVTPDDGFALVERYFGSIEPSLQSRRGPVEALPPLTDPVRVERREDVPNDRLHVAFRLPVDETEEFNAASLALDALGGLASSRLVRRLVRKEQTALGAHATAWGFVDGVSLGFIVVDIAGEADTDDVEAALLEELERFAVEGPTVAEMEAALAQAERGWLSMLASQEERADAISHYTLLHGDPQLVNTHLDRLRAVTPEQVRAAAAKWLCPESRVVVAYRADVENEEVA, encoded by the coding sequence ATGCCGCTTGACTACCCGGTCCACGAGCGCACGCTGCCCAACGGTTTGCGTGTCGTCGTCTCCCCGGATCCCAGCGTTCCCAACGTCACCGTCAACATCTGGGTGGGAGTGGGCTCGCGCCACGAAGCCACCGGACGCACCGGTTTCGCGCACCTCTTCGAGCATCTCATGTTCCAAGGTTCACGCGATGTCGCGAGCGGCGAGCACTTCGAGGCGCTGATGGCGCAGGGCGGGCGCCTGAACGCCACGACGTGGTTCGACCGGACCAACTACTTCGAGACCGTGCCCAAGGGTGCCCTCGAGCTCGCGCTGTGGCTCGAGGCCGACCGACACGGCCACCTCCTCGATGCCGTGAACCAGGCGAACCTCGACAACCAGCGGGACGTGGTCAAGGAGGAGAAGCGCCAGCGCTACGACAACCAGCCCTACGGCAACGCCCTCATCGACGTCTATGCCGCGGTCTTCCCAGAAGGCCACCCCTATCACCATTCGACGATCGGCTCCATGGAGGATCTCGACGCCGCGAGCGTCGAGGACGTCCACGCGTTCTTCCGGAGGCACTACGCGCCGGACAACACCGTGTTGACCTTGTGTGGTGATGTCACCCCTGACGACGGATTCGCCCTCGTGGAGCGCTATTTCGGCTCGATCGAGCCCAGCCTCCAATCGCGACGGGGACCGGTCGAAGCTCTCCCGCCGCTCACTGACCCGGTGCGGGTGGAGCGTCGCGAGGACGTACCCAACGACCGGCTGCACGTCGCCTTCAGACTGCCGGTCGACGAGACCGAGGAGTTCAATGCAGCCAGCCTCGCCCTCGACGCTCTGGGCGGGCTCGCCTCGTCGCGTCTGGTGCGACGGCTCGTGCGCAAGGAGCAGACGGCTCTGGGTGCTCACGCGACGGCATGGGGCTTCGTGGACGGGGTCTCGCTCGGCTTCATCGTCGTCGACATCGCGGGCGAGGCCGACACCGACGACGTGGAGGCCGCCCTGCTCGAGGAGCTCGAGCGGTTCGCCGTTGAGGGACCGACGGTGGCCGAGATGGAAGCCGCACTGGCGCAGGCCGAACGCGGCTGGCTCTCCATGCTGGCAAGCCAGGAGGAGCGTGCCGACGCCATCTCCCACTACACGTTGCTCCACGGCGATCCCCAGCTCGTCAACACCCACCTCGATCGCCTGCGCGCAGTCACCCCCGAGCAGGTGCGGGCTGCGGCCGCGAAGTGGTTGTGCCCCGAGAGCCGTGTAGTCGTCGCCTATCGCGCCGACGTCGAGAACGAAGAGGTCGCATGA
- a CDS encoding pitrilysin family protein, translating into MSIESVPRPEVAPPEAWAFPLPDESVTDNGIRLLSYAVPGQYVISLRLVVPLSLADEPADREGVAAMTARLLDEGTSRHSSDEFAELMERTGMVLGASVTDGALTVDVDVPQRFLSVALDLLRQALAEPIFPEAEVRRILRSRLAEIEQERASAPHRGARELTANLWAPTERASRPTAGTPDSIAAMGRADVVDFHRAHVGPLGATLVIAGDLADVDVAQVVSAGLGAWVSPDHVPATPARPPAAAGGATRVVLVDRPGSVQTELSVAVPGPDRSVETGWDPYPVLSFIVGGSPSARVDAVLREDKGYTYGIRASFRPRARGGSFITAGSVRADATVDALRLLVEILGEARTGFSQKEIRAGVDYVVQTAPGRYATADAVADEASALAIEGLPLDFQTTTLTRMGELDNERLTTAYSDVVTGEWLIIVVGDASTLREGIEGLELGPVKVVPN; encoded by the coding sequence ATGAGCATCGAGTCGGTCCCCAGGCCCGAGGTCGCCCCTCCCGAGGCATGGGCCTTCCCCCTGCCCGACGAGTCGGTGACGGACAACGGCATACGACTTCTTTCGTATGCCGTTCCGGGCCAGTACGTCATCTCCCTGCGTCTCGTCGTGCCGCTGTCCCTGGCCGACGAGCCTGCTGATCGAGAAGGCGTGGCCGCGATGACCGCGCGACTGCTTGACGAGGGCACGTCGCGTCACTCCAGCGACGAGTTCGCTGAGCTGATGGAACGCACCGGGATGGTGCTCGGTGCATCGGTCACGGATGGTGCCCTGACCGTCGATGTCGATGTGCCGCAACGGTTCCTGTCCGTTGCCCTCGACCTGCTGCGTCAGGCGCTGGCCGAGCCGATCTTCCCCGAGGCCGAGGTGCGGCGCATCCTGCGCAGCCGTCTCGCAGAGATCGAGCAGGAGCGGGCCTCGGCCCCGCACCGAGGAGCGCGGGAACTCACTGCAAACCTGTGGGCGCCCACAGAGCGTGCCTCGCGACCCACGGCTGGGACACCGGATTCCATTGCAGCCATGGGCCGTGCCGACGTCGTGGACTTCCACCGGGCCCACGTGGGGCCACTGGGAGCGACCCTCGTCATCGCCGGTGACCTAGCCGACGTGGATGTCGCACAGGTCGTCTCCGCGGGCCTGGGTGCGTGGGTCAGCCCAGATCACGTCCCAGCCACGCCGGCACGTCCCCCGGCGGCCGCCGGGGGAGCGACCCGTGTCGTCCTCGTCGATCGTCCCGGCTCGGTCCAGACCGAGCTGTCCGTGGCCGTCCCCGGTCCCGACCGTTCGGTGGAGACCGGTTGGGATCCCTACCCTGTGCTCTCGTTCATCGTCGGTGGTTCACCGAGCGCACGCGTCGACGCCGTGCTCCGGGAGGACAAGGGCTACACCTATGGCATCCGGGCCAGCTTCCGACCACGTGCTCGCGGCGGGTCGTTCATCACGGCTGGCTCCGTGCGTGCAGATGCCACCGTCGATGCGTTGCGGCTGCTCGTGGAGATCCTTGGTGAGGCCCGAACAGGTTTCTCCCAGAAGGAGATTCGTGCTGGCGTTGACTACGTTGTGCAGACCGCCCCCGGGCGCTACGCCACAGCTGATGCGGTGGCTGACGAGGCCTCGGCGCTCGCAATCGAAGGTCTCCCACTCGACTTCCAGACGACGACGCTCACTCGCATGGGCGAGCTCGACAACGAACGCCTGACCACGGCATACAGCGATGTCGTCACGGGGGAGTGGCTCATCATCGTCGTCGGTGATGCGTCGACGCTGCGTGAGGGAATCGAGGGTCTGGAACTCGGTCCGGTGAAGGTCGTCCCCAACTGA
- the hisN gene encoding histidinol-phosphatase — protein MPTYDDDLRLAHVLADAVERVTVSRFRAENLHVESKPDLTLVSDADRSAEELVRSQLKRTRPRDAVIGEEMETTGHGPRQWVIDPIDGTHNFVRGVPVWATLIGLIDDGKPVLGLVAAPALNRRWWAAIGSGAWAGRSLTSAKRLSVSKVAEVADASLSYSSASSWEAVGRQEAFLELARDCWRERAYGDFWSYMLLAEGAVDIAAEPELNLHDMVALAPIVTEAGGRFTSLRGEDGPFGGNAVATNGLLHDEVLARIGL, from the coding sequence GTGCCGACCTACGACGACGACCTCCGACTTGCCCATGTCCTCGCAGACGCGGTGGAGCGAGTGACGGTCTCTCGCTTCCGCGCTGAGAATCTGCACGTCGAGTCCAAGCCGGACCTCACCCTCGTGAGCGATGCCGACCGGAGTGCTGAGGAGCTCGTCCGATCGCAGCTCAAGCGCACCCGTCCACGCGACGCCGTCATCGGCGAGGAGATGGAGACGACCGGCCACGGGCCGCGTCAATGGGTCATCGACCCCATCGACGGAACCCACAACTTCGTGCGCGGGGTTCCGGTCTGGGCCACGCTCATCGGCCTCATCGACGACGGCAAGCCGGTGCTCGGTCTCGTGGCCGCACCTGCCCTGAACCGCCGTTGGTGGGCAGCGATCGGCAGCGGCGCCTGGGCGGGCCGCAGCCTGACGTCCGCCAAGCGCCTCTCGGTCTCGAAGGTCGCCGAAGTCGCTGACGCGTCACTGTCCTACAGTTCGGCTTCGTCTTGGGAAGCCGTGGGTCGTCAGGAGGCCTTCCTCGAGCTGGCCCGCGACTGCTGGCGGGAGCGTGCCTACGGTGACTTCTGGTCCTACATGCTGCTGGCCGAGGGCGCCGTCGACATCGCGGCCGAGCCTGAGCTCAACCTGCACGACATGGTGGCCCTCGCGCCGATCGTCACAGAAGCCGGCGGCCGCTTCACCTCACTGCGCGGTGAAGACGGGCCGTTCGGCGGCAACGCCGTGGCGACCAACGGCCTGCTTCACGACGAGGTCCTTGCGCGCATCGGTCTGTGA
- a CDS encoding ABC transporter substrate-binding protein translates to MRGTTRTVAVAGISAAALLLAGCGGGSEDNADTPTKTGGDISVEGCSPQNPLIPSNTSETCGGNVLDLITAKLVSYATKDAKPEMDIAESITTSDNQNFEVKLKKGYKFHDGTEVKSKNFVDAWNYAAYFPNGQGASYFFTPFAGYADLQSVDPDEDGPQKAPEPKAKTMSGLKVVDDYTFTIATSEKVSNLPVRLGYTAFSPLPDSFFADPEAYGKKPIGAGPYEFVSLTPDVDIKLKKFADYAGKDAAKPDNITFKIYADDETAYKDLIAGTIDVMEQVPTSALIGEQWKTDLQDRAATKAVAGITHVGFTKSDPRLANVKVRQAISMAVNREEITDKIFNKGRVAATGWVPPGIDGYAAGACGEACTFDAAKAKTTLAEGGGFTGTLEFAYNNDGGHKEWVEATCNQIKTNTGINCVPRPFVDFSTMLKELESRKFNGMFRLGWQMDYPSIENFLAPLYGTDADSNYQDYSSPAFDKLLGDAAADGDPASSNSKYQEAEKLLGTDLPTMPMWYTARQTGWSDKVNTVEVDAFGVPDYGNVTLK, encoded by the coding sequence ATGCGAGGAACCACTCGCACGGTGGCCGTTGCCGGCATCTCGGCGGCAGCCCTGCTTCTCGCAGGCTGTGGCGGCGGCAGTGAAGACAATGCTGACACTCCAACCAAGACCGGCGGCGACATCTCCGTTGAGGGCTGCAGCCCACAGAACCCGTTGATCCCGAGCAACACCTCGGAGACCTGTGGCGGAAACGTCCTGGACCTCATCACGGCCAAGCTCGTGTCGTACGCGACCAAGGACGCCAAGCCGGAGATGGACATCGCCGAGTCGATCACGACTTCGGACAACCAAAACTTCGAGGTCAAGCTCAAGAAGGGCTACAAGTTCCACGACGGCACCGAGGTGAAGTCCAAGAACTTCGTCGACGCCTGGAACTACGCGGCCTACTTCCCCAACGGCCAGGGTGCTTCGTACTTCTTCACGCCGTTTGCGGGTTATGCGGACCTCCAGTCCGTCGACCCGGACGAAGATGGCCCCCAGAAGGCTCCCGAGCCCAAGGCCAAGACGATGTCTGGCCTCAAGGTCGTCGACGACTACACCTTCACCATCGCGACGTCCGAGAAGGTCTCAAACCTTCCGGTTCGCCTGGGCTACACCGCGTTCTCGCCGCTGCCGGACTCCTTCTTCGCGGACCCGGAGGCCTACGGCAAGAAGCCGATCGGTGCCGGTCCCTACGAGTTCGTCTCGCTCACGCCGGACGTCGACATCAAGCTGAAGAAGTTCGCGGACTACGCGGGCAAGGACGCCGCCAAGCCCGACAACATCACCTTCAAGATCTACGCTGACGACGAGACCGCCTACAAGGACCTCATCGCCGGAACGATCGACGTGATGGAGCAGGTGCCGACCAGCGCCCTTATCGGCGAGCAGTGGAAGACCGACCTCCAGGACCGTGCGGCCACCAAGGCCGTTGCAGGCATCACGCACGTCGGCTTCACCAAGTCCGACCCGCGCCTGGCCAACGTCAAGGTGCGTCAGGCCATCTCGATGGCTGTGAACCGTGAGGAGATCACCGACAAGATCTTCAACAAGGGTCGTGTCGCGGCCACCGGTTGGGTTCCGCCGGGCATCGACGGCTACGCCGCCGGCGCCTGTGGCGAGGCCTGCACGTTTGACGCGGCCAAGGCCAAGACGACTCTTGCTGAGGGTGGCGGTTTCACCGGCACGCTCGAGTTCGCCTACAACAACGATGGTGGTCACAAGGAGTGGGTCGAGGCGACCTGCAACCAGATCAAGACCAACACCGGCATCAACTGCGTGCCCCGTCCGTTCGTCGACTTCTCGACGATGCTGAAGGAGCTCGAGTCGCGCAAGTTCAACGGAATGTTCCGTCTGGGCTGGCAGATGGACTACCCGTCCATCGAGAACTTCCTGGCCCCGCTCTATGGCACGGACGCCGACAGCAACTACCAGGACTACAGCAGCCCTGCGTTCGACAAGCTGCTCGGCGACGCTGCGGCTGACGGCGACCCCGCCTCCAGCAACAGCAAGTACCAGGAGGCCGAGAAGCTCCTCGGAACCGACCTCCCGACCATGCCGATGTGGTACACCGCTCGTCAGACCGGTTGGTCCGACAAGGTGAACACCGTCGAGGTGGACGCGTTCGGTGTTCCGGACTACGGAAACGTGACGCTGAAGTAA
- a CDS encoding ABC transporter permease: MGKYIVRRLLLMIPVLLGTTFLIYVMVFALPGDPTDNKCGERPCSPAYIAAFRDKYNLDDPLPIQYFKYMGNLLQGDFGTTQRDVPVIDDIIARYPTTLKLALMALVIQVVIGILAGVLSGVRKGKFIDQVVLVSTLFVISVPIFVIGSTSQLVLGLQLGLFPISVPTRDASLFDFVLPAFVLASASVAYIARLTRTNLVDNLRADYVRTAKAKGLTRGRTVGIHTLRNSMIPVITFIGYDLGALLGGSIVTERIFNINGVGGYLFRAIPAQDGVAIVGTVTIAVLIYLLVNLLVDLLYGVLDPRISHE, translated from the coding sequence GTGGGCAAATACATTGTTCGCCGTCTGCTTTTGATGATTCCGGTGCTTTTGGGCACCACGTTCTTGATCTACGTTATGGTTTTCGCGCTTCCGGGTGACCCCACGGACAACAAGTGCGGAGAGCGCCCCTGCTCCCCGGCATACATCGCGGCCTTCCGTGACAAGTACAACCTCGACGACCCCCTGCCGATCCAGTACTTCAAGTACATGGGCAACCTGTTGCAGGGTGACTTCGGCACCACCCAGCGTGATGTCCCCGTCATCGACGACATCATCGCGCGCTACCCCACCACCTTGAAGCTGGCGCTCATGGCTCTGGTCATCCAGGTCGTCATCGGCATCCTCGCCGGTGTGCTCTCGGGTGTGCGCAAGGGCAAGTTCATCGACCAGGTCGTCCTCGTGAGCACCCTGTTCGTCATCTCCGTGCCGATCTTCGTCATCGGCAGTACCTCGCAGCTGGTTCTCGGCCTCCAGCTCGGCCTCTTCCCGATCTCGGTGCCAACGAGGGATGCCTCGCTCTTCGACTTCGTCCTGCCCGCCTTCGTGCTCGCGTCAGCCTCGGTCGCCTACATCGCGCGACTGACGAGAACGAACCTCGTCGACAACCTGCGTGCCGACTACGTGCGCACGGCCAAGGCGAAGGGTCTGACGCGCGGACGGACTGTGGGTATCCACACGCTGCGCAACTCGATGATCCCGGTCATCACCTTCATCGGCTATGACCTCGGTGCGTTGCTCGGCGGATCAATCGTGACCGAGAGGATCTTCAACATCAACGGCGTCGGCGGCTACCTCTTCCGTGCGATCCCTGCCCAGGACGGCGTGGCGATCGTGGGAACTGTGACGATCGCGGTGCTCATCTATCTCCTCGTCAACCTGCTCGTCGATCTTCTCTACGGCGTGCTCGACCCCAGGATCAGCCATGAGTGA
- a CDS encoding ABC transporter permease: MTVEAGEVEAGGSLASDAWKALRRNPVFWISAALITLFVVMSIFPGLFTNKDPAAGNLANSLEPPGNGAIFGYDRQGYDIYARTVYGARSSILVGFLATLSTMLVGVAVGVVSGYFGGWVDMFLSRITDIFFAIPLLLGALLFLATFPNDSTTPYLLIVLKVVGALAVLGWPSNARLMRSSVLQVKPQEYVQAARALGATPWRIIRSHIMPNAFAPVLVVSSINLGVYISVEATLSFLGIGLTPPAISWGVSISEALTAMRAAPHALFFPSLFLSLAVLAFILLGDAVRDAFDPKSR, from the coding sequence ATGACTGTCGAGGCCGGTGAGGTCGAGGCGGGCGGCTCCCTGGCAAGCGACGCATGGAAGGCCCTGCGCCGCAACCCCGTCTTCTGGATCTCCGCAGCGCTCATCACCCTCTTCGTCGTGATGTCGATCTTCCCGGGTTTGTTCACCAACAAGGATCCGGCAGCGGGCAACCTCGCGAACTCGCTCGAGCCGCCGGGCAACGGCGCGATCTTCGGATATGACCGTCAGGGCTACGACATCTATGCTCGCACCGTCTATGGCGCGAGATCCTCGATCCTCGTGGGCTTCCTCGCGACCCTGTCGACGATGCTCGTCGGTGTGGCCGTAGGTGTGGTCTCCGGATACTTCGGTGGGTGGGTCGACATGTTCCTCTCGAGGATCACCGACATCTTCTTCGCCATCCCGTTGCTGCTGGGTGCGCTGCTCTTCCTGGCGACCTTCCCCAACGACTCGACGACGCCGTACCTCCTCATCGTGCTCAAGGTGGTTGGCGCGCTCGCCGTGCTGGGTTGGCCGTCCAACGCACGACTGATGCGCTCGAGCGTGCTCCAGGTCAAGCCGCAGGAGTATGTCCAGGCGGCCCGTGCGCTGGGGGCCACCCCGTGGCGCATCATCCGGTCGCACATCATGCCCAACGCCTTCGCGCCAGTGCTCGTGGTCTCGTCGATCAACCTCGGCGTCTACATCTCGGTCGAGGCGACGCTGTCGTTCCTCGGCATCGGGCTCACGCCGCCGGCGATCTCGTGGGGCGTCTCGATCAGTGAGGCGCTGACCGCGATGCGCGCGGCGCCACACGCCCTGTTCTTCCCCAGCCTGTTCCTGAGCCTGGCGGTCCTGGCGTTCATCCTGCTCGGCGATGCCGTGCGCGATGCCTTCGATCCCAAGTCACGATGA
- a CDS encoding ABC transporter ATP-binding protein — protein sequence MTAVVPAHKTDSAYKAAPDGTLLEVDELFVEFHTPGGAAKAINGVSFNLHQGETLAILGESGSGKSVTAQAIMGILDMPPAVIPSGAIRYCGQDLLTMPEEQRRLIRGPEISMIFQDALSALNPVFPVGWQIGEMFRKHRGMNKSDAYAQAVRLMERVAIPAAKERVKQYPHQFSGGMRQRIMIAMAISLDPAVLIADEPTTALDVTVQAQIMALLAELQEERQMGLILITHDLGVVADVADRAAVMYAGRIVAQAEIEDLYAHPAHPYTRGLLESIPRLDQKGQTLAAIGGLPPNLMRIPPGCAFNPRCRMAQDICRTDEPALRTVGQQQSACHFAEEVLNG from the coding sequence ATGACCGCAGTTGTTCCAGCGCACAAGACCGACTCTGCATACAAGGCCGCGCCGGATGGCACGTTACTCGAGGTGGACGAGCTCTTCGTCGAGTTCCACACCCCCGGTGGCGCCGCCAAGGCGATCAACGGCGTCTCCTTCAACCTCCACCAGGGCGAGACCCTCGCCATCCTCGGTGAGTCCGGCTCCGGCAAGTCCGTCACGGCTCAGGCGATCATGGGCATTCTCGACATGCCGCCGGCCGTCATCCCCTCAGGGGCGATCCGCTACTGCGGCCAGGACCTGTTGACGATGCCGGAGGAACAGCGTCGCCTGATCCGCGGTCCGGAGATCTCGATGATCTTCCAGGACGCACTGAGCGCCCTCAACCCGGTATTCCCGGTGGGCTGGCAGATCGGTGAGATGTTCCGCAAGCACCGTGGCATGAACAAGTCCGACGCCTACGCACAGGCCGTCCGCCTCATGGAGCGCGTGGCGATCCCGGCGGCCAAGGAGCGGGTCAAGCAGTATCCGCACCAGTTCTCGGGCGGCATGCGCCAGCGCATCATGATCGCGATGGCCATCTCGCTCGACCCGGCGGTCCTCATCGCCGACGAGCCGACCACGGCGCTGGACGTCACCGTTCAGGCGCAGATCATGGCGCTGCTCGCAGAGCTCCAGGAGGAGCGCCAGATGGGGCTCATCCTGATCACTCACGACCTCGGTGTCGTTGCTGACGTGGCCGACCGTGCGGCGGTCATGTATGCCGGTCGGATCGTCGCCCAGGCGGAGATCGAAGACCTCTACGCGCACCCGGCGCACCCCTACACCCGCGGGTTGCTCGAGTCGATCCCGCGACTGGACCAGAAGGGTCAGACCTTGGCGGCCATCGGTGGGCTCCCACCCAACCTCATGCGCATCCCCCCGGGATGTGCCTTCAACCCGCGCTGTCGGATGGCCCAGGACATCTGCCGCACGGACGAGCCCGCACTGCGCACCGTGGGTCAGCAACAGTCCGCCTGCCACTTCGCCGAGGAGGTCCTCAATGGCTGA
- a CDS encoding dipeptide ABC transporter ATP-binding protein, with translation MADDIILKADNLVKHYPIRDGILRSTGKQNVRAVDGVSFELRRGETLGIVGESGCGKSTLGRMLMRLEEPTAGTLNFDGHDMYSLNNKEMRAVRRDIQIVFQDPYTSLNPRKTVGDIIGEPFDIHQDVVPKAGRKRAVQELLELVGLNPEHISRYPHQFSGGQRQRIGIARGIALRPKVLICDEPVSALDVSVQAQVINLMEKLQNELGLSYIFIAHDLSVVRHISDRVGVMYLGRMVELGTEEEIYQRPTHPYTQALLSAVPVPDPTMRGKREQIVLTGDVPSPANPPSGCRFHTRCFKAQDRCKVDDPELMDRPDGVAAHRSACLFAEPRVIVETIDVTGLRPDSRFASTDVVDHASFGADDSLAPADAATMAERSDSLGEGEGPLDRPHDIYRTSDDEPREKRDPKV, from the coding sequence ATGGCTGACGACATCATTCTCAAGGCCGACAACCTCGTCAAGCACTACCCCATCCGGGACGGCATCCTGCGGTCGACGGGCAAGCAGAACGTCAGGGCCGTCGACGGAGTCTCGTTCGAGCTGCGCCGTGGCGAGACCCTCGGAATCGTCGGTGAGTCCGGCTGTGGCAAGTCGACTCTGGGTCGCATGCTCATGCGGCTCGAGGAGCCCACGGCGGGCACGTTGAACTTCGACGGTCACGACATGTACAGCTTGAACAACAAGGAGATGCGCGCGGTCCGCCGCGACATTCAGATCGTCTTCCAGGACCCCTACACCTCCCTCAACCCGCGCAAGACGGTCGGCGACATCATCGGCGAGCCGTTCGACATCCACCAGGACGTCGTTCCCAAGGCGGGCCGCAAGAGGGCGGTCCAGGAGCTGCTCGAGCTCGTCGGACTCAACCCGGAGCACATCAGCCGCTACCCGCACCAGTTCTCCGGCGGTCAGCGTCAGCGCATCGGCATCGCCCGGGGCATCGCCCTTCGCCCGAAGGTGCTCATCTGTGACGAGCCGGTGTCTGCTCTCGATGTCTCGGTGCAGGCCCAGGTCATCAACCTCATGGAGAAGTTGCAGAACGAACTTGGGCTGTCCTACATCTTCATCGCCCACGACCTCTCCGTCGTGCGTCACATCTCCGACCGGGTCGGCGTCATGTATCTCGGCCGCATGGTCGAGCTCGGCACCGAGGAAGAGATCTATCAGCGGCCGACCCATCCCTACACGCAGGCCCTCCTGTCTGCGGTGCCCGTCCCCGATCCGACGATGCGTGGCAAGCGCGAGCAGATCGTCCTCACGGGTGATGTCCCGTCGCCGGCGAACCCACCGTCGGGCTGCCGCTTCCACACGCGGTGCTTCAAGGCACAGGACCGCTGCAAGGTCGACGATCCGGAGCTGATGGACCGCCCCGATGGTGTCGCCGCGCACAGGTCGGCGTGTCTGTTCGCGGAGCCGCGGGTCATCGTCGAAACAATTGACGTGACAGGGCTCCGGCCGGACTCTCGCTTTGCGAGCACGGATGTGGTGGACCATGCCTCCTTCGGGGCTGACGACAGCCTTGCACCGGCGGACGCGGCGACCATGGCCGAACGGTCGGACTCTCTCGGCGAGGGCGAGGGCCCTCTCGACCGGCCCCATGACATCTACCGGACCAGCGACGACGAACCGCGCGAAAAGCGCGATCCGAAGGTCTGA